In Flavobacterium endoglycinae, one DNA window encodes the following:
- a CDS encoding glycoside hydrolase family 31 protein, translating to MKFIYLLIFPLFFCATSYGQKYEKNNLGIKMQADGNTIEIQFYSPSIVRVIKYPAAGVYSKESLSVNMKPSATPFTVKSQNSQLVLKSESLNVTVQFPTGEISFASSDRILLREKKQGTKFKTVKDTDTDSYSVYQAFDLEKEEPIYGLGQHQRGDLNQRNQNYRLEQGNTEDAVTFFQSVKGYGLFWDNYAPTEFKDNANETSFESNVGDGVDYYFMYGKNADGVISQMRKLTGSAPMFPLWTYGFWQSKERYKSQNEIVGVVKKYRELGVPLDGIIQDWQYWGNNYLWNAMEFLNPEFSEPQKMVDEIHGLNAHLIISIWSSFGPKTKPYNELNSNGMLFDFLTWPESGSEIFPPKKDYPSGVRVYDAYNPKARDIYWKYASEGLLAKGIDGWWMDSTEPDHLWVKPEDYDTKTYLGTFRKVRNAYPLMTVGGVYDHQRKETSDKRVFILTRSAFAGQQRYGANTWTGDVESSWENLRAQIPAGLNFTLTGMPHWNSDIGGFFAGVYNRNAEAIGADNPMFQELYVRWLQFGAFNPMMRSHGTDIPREIYNFGQKGEPVYDAIEKFINLRYSLLPYIYSTSWEVTHKDSSFMRALFMDFAADTKSWDIKDEFMFGKSILVAPVVEAQYTNEKIKEGQNQKQNIDFRAEKSRIVYLPAGNGWYDFWTNEKLQGGQEITRKTTLDMIPLYVKEGTILPIGPQVQFAEEKKWDNLEIKVYPGKDGFFTFYEDEFDNYNYEKGAYTEIDFSYNDKQKKITLSNRRGGYKGMLTERIFTIVMPDGTKKVLTYKGKKIESKL from the coding sequence ATGAAATTTATTTATCTATTAATTTTCCCGCTGTTTTTCTGTGCGACCAGTTATGGCCAGAAGTACGAGAAAAACAATCTGGGAATTAAGATGCAAGCAGATGGAAATACAATAGAAATTCAGTTTTACAGTCCTTCGATTGTAAGAGTTATAAAATATCCCGCAGCGGGAGTTTATTCCAAAGAAAGCCTTTCGGTAAATATGAAACCGTCGGCAACTCCTTTTACAGTAAAAAGCCAAAACAGCCAATTGGTTTTAAAATCTGAAAGTCTAAATGTTACGGTACAGTTTCCAACTGGAGAAATCTCATTTGCAAGTTCAGACCGGATCTTGCTTCGTGAGAAAAAACAGGGAACAAAATTTAAAACCGTAAAAGATACCGATACCGATTCTTATAGCGTATATCAGGCATTTGATTTGGAGAAAGAAGAACCTATATATGGTTTAGGACAGCACCAAAGGGGAGATTTAAACCAAAGAAATCAAAATTATCGTTTGGAACAGGGAAATACAGAAGATGCGGTGACTTTTTTTCAGTCGGTAAAAGGATATGGACTTTTTTGGGATAATTATGCGCCGACAGAATTTAAAGACAATGCTAACGAAACTTCATTTGAATCTAATGTAGGCGACGGGGTGGATTACTATTTTATGTACGGTAAAAATGCTGATGGAGTGATCTCACAAATGAGAAAGCTCACAGGCAGTGCTCCAATGTTTCCGCTTTGGACGTATGGTTTCTGGCAGAGTAAAGAACGTTATAAAAGCCAAAATGAAATAGTTGGCGTAGTAAAAAAATACCGAGAGCTGGGAGTGCCTCTGGACGGAATAATTCAAGACTGGCAGTATTGGGGAAATAATTATTTATGGAATGCGATGGAGTTTCTTAATCCTGAATTTTCTGAGCCTCAAAAAATGGTGGATGAAATTCATGGCCTGAATGCTCATCTGATTATTTCGATCTGGTCTTCGTTTGGACCAAAAACCAAGCCTTATAATGAGTTGAATAGTAACGGAATGCTGTTTGATTTTCTGACTTGGCCAGAATCTGGCAGCGAAATTTTCCCTCCGAAAAAAGATTATCCTTCTGGAGTGCGTGTTTATGACGCCTATAACCCAAAGGCAAGAGACATTTACTGGAAATATGCAAGTGAAGGCCTTTTAGCAAAAGGAATTGACGGCTGGTGGATGGATTCGACGGAGCCCGATCATCTTTGGGTAAAGCCTGAGGATTATGATACCAAAACATATTTGGGAACTTTTAGAAAGGTGCGAAATGCTTATCCTTTGATGACTGTAGGCGGAGTTTACGATCATCAGCGAAAAGAAACTTCAGATAAGCGAGTTTTCATATTGACAAGATCTGCTTTTGCTGGCCAGCAGCGCTATGGTGCCAATACATGGACAGGAGACGTAGAGTCTAGCTGGGAAAACCTGCGTGCTCAGATTCCGGCGGGACTTAATTTTACCCTTACCGGTATGCCGCACTGGAATTCAGATATTGGAGGATTTTTCGCTGGAGTTTACAATCGAAATGCAGAAGCTATAGGAGCGGATAATCCAATGTTTCAAGAACTTTATGTTCGTTGGCTGCAATTTGGTGCTTTTAATCCAATGATGCGCTCTCATGGTACAGATATACCTCGCGAGATCTATAATTTTGGTCAGAAAGGAGAGCCGGTATATGATGCGATTGAGAAATTTATAAATCTGCGCTATTCGTTGCTGCCATACATTTACTCGACATCGTGGGAAGTAACCCATAAAGATTCTAGTTTTATGAGAGCATTATTTATGGATTTTGCTGCAGATACTAAGAGTTGGGACATTAAAGATGAATTTATGTTTGGAAAATCTATTTTGGTTGCGCCAGTAGTTGAGGCTCAATATACAAACGAAAAAATAAAAGAAGGTCAGAATCAAAAGCAGAATATAGATTTTAGAGCAGAAAAATCAAGAATCGTTTATCTTCCTGCTGGAAATGGCTGGTACGATTTCTGGACAAACGAAAAACTGCAGGGCGGTCAGGAAATTACCAGAAAAACAACGCTTGACATGATACCGCTGTATGTTAAGGAAGGCACTATACTTCCAATCGGGCCTCAAGTGCAGTTTGCTGAGGAAAAAAAATGGGACAATCTCGAAATAAAAGTATATCCTGGAAAGGATGGCTTTTTTACCTTTTATGAAGATGAATTTGATAATTATAATTATGAAAAAGGTGCTTACACAGAAATTGATTTCAGCTATAACGACAAGCAGAAAAAAATAACCCTTTCTAATAGAAGAGGCGGGTACAAAGGCATGTTAACGGAAAGGATCTTTACAATTGTTATGCCTGATGGAACTAAAAAAGTGTTGACTTACAAAGGAAAAAAAATAGAATCTAAACTTTAA